GGGCGGAGCACCAGGCGCTCGTCGTAGTCCCCGCCGTTCTGGCGGCGGAACGGAATCGGCTCCTCGGTCGGCAGGGCGGCCAGTCGCTTCCGCAGCTCGGCGGCATGGGTTTCGTACGCCTCGGCCGGGACCCGGTCCGCGCCGTACACCACATACGGCGGCAGCACGGACATCCCGCTGTACCAGAAGGTGCCGTGATGCAGCGGGAACAGCAGATCGCCGAGCTCGCCGTTGACACCGCGCGGCCCCACGGTGGCCTCGGGTGCCCCGGCGGTCAGCACCACCATGGCGCGCTTACCGGCCAGTTTGCCGTCCCCGTAGCGCAGGGTGCGGCCGTCCGGCCCGACGACCCCGTACGCGAAGCCCTTGACGAAGACGCGGTCGAACCAGCCCTTGAGGATGGCGGGCATGCCGTACCACCACAGCGGGAACTGCACGACGAGCGCGTCGGCCCAGGCGATCTTCTCCTGCTCGGCGCGGATGTCCTCGCTGAGCGTCCCCGCGTCATAGGCGCGCCGTGAGGCGGACCCGACGATGAGGCGTTCGTCCGCGTCATGCCGGAAGTCGGCGCCGTCGACCACGGGGTTCCAGCGCATCGCGTAGAGATCGGACAGCCGGTACTCATGGCCTGCCTCGCGCAGGGCGCGCAGCCCCTCGTCGCGCAACGCCGCGCTGAGGGAGCGCTGTTCGGGGTGGGCGAATATCCACAGCACGTTCATGCCCACCATGCTCGGAAACCGGCCCCGGGGCCGACGAGTGGCCGGATGGCCAGGATGTACAAGAATCTGGCCAGCCCCCGTGGGTGCGCGGAGCACAAGAGGTCCGGGCGGTCAGCGCAGAAGAGTACGGGCGGTCAGCGCGCAAGAGGTCCGGGCGGTCAGCTCCGCGCGCTGATCAGCGCCTCCACCCCGTCGAGGATCCGCTCCAGGCCGAAGACGAACTCGTCGTCGGGGCCGCCCGGGGTGTCGAACTCCCCGGTCCGCAGCGCCGCCGTCACGGCCGGGAAGCGCTCGGCGTCGGTCAGCTTCTCCAGCAGCCTGGCCCAGGACGCCATCGAGGACTCGAGGCTCTGCCCGCTGCGCCGGTGGGCCGCCAGGATGTCGAAGGTCATCCGCGCCTCGCTCCGGACGAAGCCGCTGACCAGCATCAGCACGGAGACCTTCTCGCCCTCGCTGAGGTTGGTGCGGCGCAGACAGGCGAGTCCGCGCTCCATCCAGGCCACCGAGTTGGGCGTCGAGGGCGGGGTGCTTACGGGTACGTTCACCACCCACGGGTGGCGGGCGACGGCGGTGCGCAGCGCCCAGGCCCAGCCGGTGAACCCGGTCCGCCAGTCCTCCGCCGGTTCACCGGGCGGGGGCGGGCCGTAGGCGGCGTCCTCCATCAGCGTCAGCAGCTCGTCCTTGGCCGAGACATAGCGGTACAGGGACATCGTGGAGACGCCCAGCTCGGCCGCGACCCGGCTCATGGAGACGGCGCCGAGCCCGTCCGCCGAGGCGATGCCGACGGCGGCGTCGACGATCCGGCCCAGGGTCAGGCCGGGGCGGGGCCCCTTGCCCGGGCGTTCCCGCAGTCCCCAGGCGGCCTCGATGCTCGCCGGCAGGCCGGTACCGCTCTCCTCGGTGGCCATGGCCTCGGGACCCTCCGTAGATACGTGCGCTGATGGGTGGCTCGATTGACCGCCATCCTAGAGTTGTGTATACCCTACGCAGTAGCGTGTATGTCATACGCAGAAGGGGAGCGGGGGAATCATGGCCCATCGACCAGCCATCGAGGCGAGCGGCCTCGAGAAGTCCTACGGGGCGGTGAAGGTGCTCAGGGGTGTCGATCTGTCGGTCGCGCCCGGCAGTGTCTTCGCACTGCTCGGCCCCAACGGGGCGGGCAAGACCACGACCGTGCGGATCCTGGCCACGCTGACGCCACCGGACGCCGGGCGGGCCCGGGTCGCGGGCCTCGACGTCGTCGCCGACCGCCGCCGGGTCCGCCGCGTCATCAGCCTCACCGGGCAGTACGCCGCGGTGGACGAGATGCAGACCGGCGAGGAGAACCTGCGGATGATGGGGCGGCTGACCCGGCTCGGCCGCGCCGAGGCCCGCGGCCGCGCACACGAACTGCTGGAGCGCTTCGACCTCACCGGCGCCGCCCGCCGCACCGTGGGCACCTACTCCGGCGGAATGCGCCGCAGGCTCGACCTCGCCGCGGGCCTGGTCGGCCACCCCGAGGTGATCTTCCTCGACGAGCCGACGACCGGACTCGACCCGCGCAGCCGGCAGGCCATGTGGGAGGTGGTCAAGGGGCTGGTGACGGACGGGGTGACGGTCTTCCTCACCACCCAGTACCTGGAGGAGGCCGACCAACTCGCCGATCGTGTCGCCGTGGTGGACGGCGGCCGGGTGGTGGCCGAGGGCACCCCGGCCGAGCTCAAGGAGCGCGTGGCCGGGCAGCGGCTGGACCTCGTGCTCGGCGATGTCACGGCGTACGAGACGGTCGCGCGCCAACTCGGCGTACGGCTCGTCTGGAGCGACGCCGACCGGCTGACCCTGGGCGTCGCGACGGACGGCAGCGCCGCCCAGGTGCGTGCCCTGCTCGACGAGATCGACCCCGGGCGGCGCGCCGTGGACCGCTTCACCGTGCACAGCGCCACGCTCGACGATGTCTTCATGGCCCTGACCGGCCATGACGCCGGGGGCGGAAGCCGTAACGGCGAGGGCGGGAGCTCCATCGGTGAGGCCGCGGGCGAGAAGGAGGCGGCCGGTGTCTGACGCGATCGTTCTGACCGGCCGCACCATCCGGCTGAGCAGGCGCAATATCGACGCGGTGCTCACCGCCATGCTGCTGCCGATCATGCTGATGCTGGTCTTCGTCTACTTCTTCGGCGGCGCCATCCACACCGGCACCGAGTACGTCACCTATGTCGTCCCCGGGGTGATGCTGCTGTGCGCGGGCTTCGGCTCGGCCAACACGGCGGTCACCGTCTCCAATGACATGACCGGCGGCATCATCGACCGCTTCCGGTCGCTGGA
This genomic interval from Streptomyces asiaticus contains the following:
- a CDS encoding NAD(P)H-dependent oxidoreductase, coding for MNVLWIFAHPEQRSLSAALRDEGLRALREAGHEYRLSDLYAMRWNPVVDGADFRHDADERLIVGSASRRAYDAGTLSEDIRAEQEKIAWADALVVQFPLWWYGMPAILKGWFDRVFVKGFAYGVVGPDGRTLRYGDGKLAGKRAMVVLTAGAPEATVGPRGVNGELGDLLFPLHHGTFWYSGMSVLPPYVVYGADRVPAEAYETHAAELRKRLAALPTEEPIPFRRQNGGDYDERLVLRPDLLPGRTGLSVHYAQPRTPAAGGAQDTQTAAGG
- a CDS encoding TetR/AcrR family transcriptional regulator produces the protein MATEESGTGLPASIEAAWGLRERPGKGPRPGLTLGRIVDAAVGIASADGLGAVSMSRVAAELGVSTMSLYRYVSAKDELLTLMEDAAYGPPPPGEPAEDWRTGFTGWAWALRTAVARHPWVVNVPVSTPPSTPNSVAWMERGLACLRRTNLSEGEKVSVLMLVSGFVRSEARMTFDILAAHRRSGQSLESSMASWARLLEKLTDAERFPAVTAALRTGEFDTPGGPDDEFVFGLERILDGVEALISARS
- a CDS encoding ATP-binding cassette domain-containing protein: MAHRPAIEASGLEKSYGAVKVLRGVDLSVAPGSVFALLGPNGAGKTTTVRILATLTPPDAGRARVAGLDVVADRRRVRRVISLTGQYAAVDEMQTGEENLRMMGRLTRLGRAEARGRAHELLERFDLTGAARRTVGTYSGGMRRRLDLAAGLVGHPEVIFLDEPTTGLDPRSRQAMWEVVKGLVTDGVTVFLTTQYLEEADQLADRVAVVDGGRVVAEGTPAELKERVAGQRLDLVLGDVTAYETVARQLGVRLVWSDADRLTLGVATDGSAAQVRALLDEIDPGRRAVDRFTVHSATLDDVFMALTGHDAGGGSRNGEGGSSIGEAAGEKEAAGV